The following coding sequences lie in one Fusibacter sp. A1 genomic window:
- a CDS encoding DEAD/DEAH box helicase, giving the protein MTYNDKPINNQVLTVCFFEHGFRLDFNAVSNLKLDDDQVDFELDLYHRYLENHDKMLFFFGFDEAPEYLSESMKFLYSVSLQFLKRLALTADLEFKREKVMVSPTKDDIYFILGSVPYVIGMECIDERWIQSTYEKLSAVFSSEIADYDGPIDDYLSSYNSNLHVMGSVFFHLVEQDSNAYPFAFLATYSNGNMANEKSSHIPLKSALTEFEGENDKLLKLMSSVTQASQKSGFIAELVESGEIFSPLRFTADEAYTFLTEVELYETCGILSRIPDWWKTKKNAISIDIKVGDSQPSKVGLEALLSFEPSLYFDEEMLSEETLKSMLNETSGLSLINGKWVEVNHEQLSATLAAYEKAKALFENGKFTMAEAMRLQLNIADLLNIKNRDVNVGISHGEWLKLVTNKLKNPALIEQVALTSDFKAVLREYQEQGFNWLRYLNQLGFGACLADDMGLGKTVQVIALLESIRITSKGCSLLIIPASLMGNWQRELERFSPELKFEMIYNKFSEFDLLKPDQPDLYITTYGMVARLQQLSLKTWDLLVIDEAQAIKNPTTKQTKAVKAIRAKGRIALTGTPIENSLSDLWSLFDFLNSGLLGTSKEFKQFIRHLREHHSDYSKLKEVVNPFIMRRLKTDKSVIADLPDKIEMKAYTTLSKKQVVLYQALVKELTAKLEASQGIGRKGLVLSSIMKFKQICNHPDHYLRLNEYELKHSGKFLRLQEICETIYEKRERVLVFTQFREMTTPIANFLETIFKRSGLILHGGTPVKKRAGLVDEFCGEAYVPFMVLSLKAGGVGLNLTAANHVIHFDRWWNPAVENQATDRAFRIGQKKNVMVHKLITSGTIEEKIDLMIEEKNKLAGDIIASTGESWITEMDNDQLLKLFTLQQVGDV; this is encoded by the coding sequence TTGACTTATAATGATAAGCCTATCAATAACCAGGTTTTGACTGTTTGTTTTTTTGAACACGGATTCAGACTGGACTTCAATGCGGTTTCCAATCTGAAACTAGATGATGACCAGGTGGATTTTGAACTGGATCTATACCATCGGTATTTGGAAAATCATGATAAAATGCTGTTCTTTTTCGGTTTTGATGAAGCACCGGAGTATTTATCCGAATCGATGAAGTTCTTATATAGTGTTTCACTACAGTTCTTGAAACGATTGGCACTAACAGCGGACCTCGAGTTCAAGCGGGAAAAAGTGATGGTATCACCGACGAAGGACGACATCTATTTCATTTTAGGTAGCGTTCCTTATGTGATCGGCATGGAATGTATCGACGAGAGGTGGATCCAATCCACCTACGAAAAGTTGTCAGCTGTCTTCTCGTCTGAAATTGCAGACTATGACGGTCCGATAGATGATTATCTGTCTTCTTACAACAGCAATCTGCATGTGATGGGGAGCGTGTTCTTTCACTTGGTCGAACAGGATTCGAATGCGTATCCTTTCGCATTTTTAGCGACGTACAGCAACGGGAACATGGCGAATGAGAAATCATCGCATATCCCTTTAAAGAGTGCGCTTACTGAATTTGAAGGTGAGAATGACAAATTGCTCAAACTGATGTCTTCTGTGACGCAGGCGTCTCAAAAAAGCGGCTTTATCGCAGAACTTGTAGAGAGCGGGGAGATTTTCAGTCCCTTGAGGTTCACAGCGGATGAGGCGTATACGTTCTTAACCGAAGTGGAACTCTATGAAACTTGCGGCATACTCTCAAGGATTCCGGACTGGTGGAAAACGAAAAAGAACGCCATATCCATCGACATCAAAGTAGGGGACAGTCAACCTTCTAAAGTTGGTTTGGAAGCGCTCCTTAGTTTTGAACCTTCACTTTACTTTGACGAAGAGATGCTCTCGGAAGAGACCCTTAAGTCGATGTTAAATGAAACTTCAGGACTTTCACTCATAAATGGCAAGTGGGTGGAAGTCAATCACGAACAGTTGTCGGCGACGCTTGCAGCCTATGAGAAAGCTAAAGCGCTATTTGAAAACGGCAAGTTTACGATGGCAGAGGCGATGAGGCTGCAGCTCAATATAGCTGATCTGCTCAATATAAAGAATAGGGATGTCAATGTAGGTATCTCTCATGGAGAGTGGTTGAAGCTTGTCACAAACAAGCTGAAAAACCCGGCGCTGATTGAACAGGTAGCACTCACAAGCGACTTCAAGGCCGTTCTACGTGAATATCAGGAACAGGGATTCAACTGGTTGAGGTACCTGAACCAGTTGGGATTTGGCGCATGTCTTGCGGATGACATGGGACTTGGAAAGACGGTTCAGGTAATCGCCCTCTTGGAATCGATAAGGATTACGTCTAAGGGCTGTTCCCTACTGATTATCCCAGCCTCACTTATGGGCAACTGGCAGCGTGAACTCGAACGATTCTCACCGGAGCTTAAGTTTGAGATGATCTACAATAAATTTAGCGAGTTCGACTTGTTAAAACCTGATCAGCCTGATCTATACATCACCACCTACGGCATGGTTGCAAGACTTCAACAGCTCAGTCTGAAGACGTGGGACCTGCTTGTGATCGACGAGGCCCAGGCAATAAAGAATCCAACGACCAAACAGACAAAAGCCGTCAAGGCAATCAGGGCTAAAGGCAGAATAGCCCTGACGGGTACTCCTATTGAAAATAGCTTATCCGATCTATGGTCGCTGTTCGATTTCTTGAATTCGGGACTGCTTGGAACCAGCAAGGAGTTTAAACAGTTCATCAGGCATTTACGGGAACATCATTCGGATTACTCCAAGCTTAAAGAGGTTGTGAATCCCTTTATCATGAGAAGGCTCAAAACCGATAAATCGGTCATCGCGGACCTTCCGGACAAGATAGAAATGAAAGCCTATACGACATTGTCAAAAAAACAAGTGGTGCTTTATCAAGCGCTTGTGAAAGAACTCACTGCTAAACTAGAGGCATCACAAGGCATCGGACGAAAAGGGCTTGTACTTTCGAGCATCATGAAGTTTAAGCAAATCTGCAATCACCCGGACCATTATCTCAGACTCAACGAATATGAGCTCAAGCATAGCGGAAAGTTTTTACGCCTGCAGGAAATCTGCGAGACCATCTATGAAAAAAGAGAGAGAGTACTTGTCTTCACTCAGTTTAGAGAGATGACAACTCCGATCGCCAACTTCCTTGAGACGATTTTCAAACGGAGCGGGCTGATCCTTCATGGCGGAACCCCTGTTAAAAAAAGAGCGGGACTTGTAGACGAATTTTGCGGCGAGGCCTATGTTCCCTTTATGGTATTGTCCCTGAAAGCGGGCGGTGTGGGGCTCAATCTCACGGCTGCCAATCATGTCATCCATTTCGACAGGTGGTGGAATCCGGCGGTTGAAAACCAGGCGACGGACAGGGCCTTCAGAATAGGTCAGAAAAAGAATGTGATGGTTCACAAGCTGATCACATCGGGTACGATTGAAGAAAAGATTGATTTAATGATAGAAGAGAAAAACAAGTTGGCGGGTGACATCATTGCCTCCACAGGCGAAAGCTGGATCACCGAAATGGACAATGATCAGCTGCTCAAGCTGTTTACTCTGCAACAGGTAGGTGATGTGTAA
- the metA gene encoding homoserine O-succinyltransferase, translating to MPVIIPDRLPAAAVLKQENIFTMTRDRAMHQDIRPLRIGIVNLMPTKEVTETQLLRVLGNSPLQIEIVLIQLDTHTPKTTSAAHLERFYKSFSEVRHENFDGIVITGAPVEVYEYEKVTYWDELCEILDWSKHHGFGVFHICWGAQAALYRNYGIEKKTLPKKCFGVFEHEKLVEHSRLLRGFDDFFWIPQSRHTEITLEDVQKVDCLKVLAYSKESGVGLIISKDGKEVYATGHSEYDVMTLANEYFRDLNKGLTLDKPANYFRDNDDRKEPIVRWRGHGHLLFSNWLNYYVYQETPFDLCEVDL from the coding sequence ATGCCAGTAATAATTCCAGACAGGCTTCCGGCAGCTGCGGTGCTTAAACAGGAGAACATCTTCACAATGACCCGCGATAGGGCCATGCATCAGGATATCAGACCGCTTAGGATAGGGATTGTGAATTTGATGCCTACCAAAGAGGTCACAGAGACTCAGTTGCTACGTGTTCTTGGCAACTCACCGCTTCAAATCGAAATTGTTTTGATACAGCTGGATACCCATACGCCCAAAACAACCTCAGCGGCGCATCTTGAAAGGTTTTATAAATCCTTTTCTGAAGTGAGGCATGAGAATTTTGACGGAATCGTGATTACGGGTGCGCCGGTTGAAGTTTACGAGTATGAGAAGGTGACTTACTGGGATGAACTCTGCGAGATACTCGATTGGAGCAAGCACCATGGATTTGGAGTATTTCATATCTGTTGGGGAGCCCAAGCAGCCCTCTACCGTAACTACGGGATTGAGAAAAAAACACTGCCTAAAAAGTGTTTCGGGGTGTTCGAACATGAGAAACTGGTCGAGCATTCAAGACTGCTTCGAGGATTCGACGATTTCTTCTGGATACCTCAGTCAAGACACACGGAAATTACGCTTGAGGATGTGCAAAAGGTTGACTGTCTGAAGGTTCTAGCCTATTCTAAGGAATCCGGCGTGGGCCTGATCATCTCAAAGGACGGTAAGGAGGTTTATGCCACCGGACACTCGGAGTATGATGTGATGACGCTTGCAAACGAATACTTTAGGGATCTGAACAAGGGACTAACCCTTGATAAACCTGCCAACTATTTTAGGGACAACGATGATAGGAAAGAACCGATCGTAAGGTGGAGGGGGCATGGTCATCTATTGTTCTCCAATTGGTTGAACTATTATGTCTATCAGGAAACGCCATTCGATCTTTGCGAGGTGGACCTGTGA
- a CDS encoding response regulator transcription factor encodes MKPINILTIEDDPDLRKIIVTYLKSEGYAYFEAEDGTAAGKLLDEHVFDVIILDVMLPDTDGWRILRNIRRSNKTPVIMLTSRSEEEDKLFGFELGADDYLTKPFSPRELMARIRALLARSGSLKGSDPILLGPIRFDPQKHVVSLDGRPLDLTPLEYDLMYAFIKNPGIALSREKLLDLVWGIDYFGDTRTVDTHIKRLRQKLEHASDLIETVRGYGYRLEVHP; translated from the coding sequence ATGAAACCAATAAATATACTTACAATCGAAGACGATCCGGATCTGCGTAAAATCATAGTAACCTATCTAAAAAGTGAGGGCTACGCGTACTTTGAAGCTGAAGACGGAACAGCTGCAGGCAAGCTGCTAGACGAACATGTTTTTGATGTGATCATCTTGGATGTGATGTTGCCCGACACCGACGGATGGAGAATACTAAGGAACATTCGGCGCAGCAATAAAACGCCTGTCATCATGCTCACTTCTCGAAGCGAAGAAGAGGACAAATTATTCGGATTCGAACTCGGTGCCGATGACTACCTCACAAAACCCTTTAGTCCTAGAGAACTGATGGCGAGAATTAGAGCGTTACTTGCAAGAAGCGGTTCACTCAAAGGTAGTGACCCTATCCTGCTAGGTCCTATCCGCTTCGATCCTCAAAAACATGTCGTTTCGCTGGATGGAAGACCACTCGATCTGACTCCCCTTGAATATGACCTCATGTATGCCTTCATAAAAAATCCAGGAATCGCACTATCCCGCGAAAAGCTGCTGGATCTCGTGTGGGGGATCGACTATTTCGGAGACACAAGAACCGTAGATACGCACATCAAAAGGCTACGACAAAAACTGGAGCACGCAAGTGACTTGATTGAGACGGTAAGGGGTTACGGGTACAGACTAGAGGTGCATCCATGA
- a CDS encoding HAMP domain-containing sensor histidine kinase — MKKSITTKLFLVIAGLMTLFFLALAIIINQFLPSYYENSWISNISTDLEHIANSEIDLDLLLEDLLSTYGGAYEITNMPEAAVQIGKGQNSNNVTVTTEQDGISHRTFSNKYGVTFEIFTTKLADHWLVYQVPRSSVDTAVEIFSQFFAVLVLVGILLSLVASQLLSQFITKPIKRLTQTATRMQSHDYTGSNTGVQEDEIGVLSGALHSLYDELLQNINSLKDDLKRERTLDIMRKQFVAQVSHELKTPLAIIGGYVNLLEDELYESVEERDSCYLAINHEISQLDTMVKNLLELSKLETDPFSVKPEPVEFNAYIGDLFSRVTTMINSFELDVTSHIQRCTDIVTLDPARFEQVIKNICINAIEHASGAISLSVSEQSNQIQVTVFNEGPSISDVDIDQVFLPFFKNAQKKSGSGLGLAIAKRIVEAHKGSITVRNQDTGVEFTVAVPIK; from the coding sequence ATGAAAAAATCCATCACCACTAAATTATTTTTGGTAATCGCAGGTCTGATGACGCTGTTTTTCTTAGCACTTGCGATCATCATCAATCAGTTTCTGCCTAGCTACTACGAAAACTCGTGGATTTCCAATATCTCGACCGATCTTGAGCATATCGCAAACTCTGAAATCGATCTCGATCTTCTTCTTGAAGACCTTCTATCCACCTATGGAGGCGCCTATGAGATCACAAACATGCCTGAAGCCGCAGTCCAGATCGGTAAAGGTCAAAACAGTAACAACGTGACCGTGACGACAGAACAGGATGGCATCAGCCATCGAACCTTCAGCAACAAGTACGGGGTTACATTCGAGATCTTCACCACAAAGCTCGCCGACCACTGGCTGGTTTACCAGGTGCCCCGTTCAAGCGTAGATACAGCCGTTGAAATCTTTTCACAATTTTTCGCAGTCCTGGTACTGGTGGGTATTCTCTTGTCGCTGGTGGCTTCGCAGCTGCTATCGCAGTTCATCACAAAGCCGATCAAAAGACTTACCCAAACCGCCACAAGAATGCAGAGTCATGATTACACCGGCAGCAACACCGGTGTTCAGGAGGACGAGATAGGTGTCCTCTCAGGAGCGCTGCACAGCCTCTATGACGAACTGCTTCAGAACATCAACTCCCTAAAGGACGATTTAAAAAGAGAACGTACGCTTGACATCATGCGAAAGCAGTTTGTCGCCCAGGTATCCCACGAACTCAAGACCCCGCTTGCAATCATCGGCGGTTACGTGAACCTACTGGAAGACGAGCTCTATGAATCCGTTGAGGAACGCGATTCCTGCTATCTTGCGATTAATCATGAGATCAGTCAGCTGGATACCATGGTAAAAAATCTGCTCGAACTTTCAAAGCTTGAAACAGATCCTTTTTCAGTTAAACCGGAGCCGGTCGAGTTCAACGCCTATATCGGCGATCTGTTCTCAAGAGTCACCACGATGATCAACTCCTTTGAACTCGACGTGACCAGTCACATTCAGCGGTGTACCGATATTGTCACACTCGACCCGGCTCGATTCGAACAGGTGATAAAGAACATCTGCATCAATGCGATCGAACATGCCAGCGGTGCGATCAGCCTTAGTGTTAGTGAGCAATCGAACCAAATACAAGTAACTGTCTTCAACGAAGGTCCTTCCATATCCGATGTGGATATCGATCAGGTATTCCTGCCCTTTTTTAAGAATGCCCAAAAGAAATCAGGCAGCGGACTTGGACTAGCAATCGCAAAGAGGATTGTAGAAGCGCATAAGGGATCCATCACAGTAAGAAATCAAGACACAGGGGTTGAGTTCACCGTCGCTGTTCCAATCAAATAA
- a CDS encoding 4Fe-4S binding protein: MKIKNKVRFYVQLFFFVFIALIVANHQLEDIGLSIPLIPTLSLHAICPFGGVETLYSLVTYNQYLPKLHESTIILFGLVMISSILFGPMLCSYLCPLGSIQEWVGKLGKRLFKSKYNNFIPRKLDYWMRYFRYFSLVAVVYLTAKSLTLVFLEVDPFYALFNFYTSEVAIGSILVLIATLGLSLFVERPWCKYACPYGALLGLTNLIRIFPIRRKEDSCTSCKLCDRNCPMNIEISTKSSIRDTGCIACHDCLSEVSCPIENTVVIEQFTKKG, from the coding sequence ATGAAAATCAAAAATAAAGTAAGATTCTACGTTCAATTGTTTTTCTTTGTATTTATCGCACTCATTGTAGCAAATCATCAGTTGGAGGACATCGGTTTAAGCATTCCCTTGATTCCGACATTGTCCCTGCATGCCATATGTCCGTTTGGCGGTGTCGAAACACTTTACAGCCTGGTGACGTATAATCAGTATTTACCCAAATTACATGAGTCAACCATCATTTTATTTGGACTTGTCATGATCAGCAGTATTCTTTTCGGCCCTATGCTTTGCAGTTATCTGTGTCCACTTGGAAGTATCCAGGAATGGGTCGGCAAACTGGGTAAAAGATTATTCAAATCGAAGTACAATAATTTCATTCCGAGGAAACTGGATTATTGGATGCGCTACTTCAGGTATTTCAGTTTGGTGGCAGTCGTTTACCTAACCGCAAAATCCCTGACGCTCGTTTTTTTAGAAGTGGATCCATTCTACGCCTTGTTCAACTTCTATACAAGCGAAGTTGCAATCGGTTCGATACTTGTATTGATTGCGACACTGGGTTTATCGCTGTTTGTCGAAAGACCATGGTGCAAGTACGCTTGTCCTTACGGCGCGCTTCTTGGACTTACGAATTTGATACGAATCTTTCCTATCAGACGTAAGGAGGACTCCTGCACCAGCTGTAAGCTCTGTGACAGGAACTGTCCGATGAATATTGAAATTTCTACAAAATCAAGTATAAGGGATACAGGGTGCATCGCGTGTCATGATTGCCTGAGCGAAGTCAGCTGCCCGATAGAAAATACGGTAGTGATTGAGCAGTTTACCAAGAAGGGGTGA
- a CDS encoding phosphatidylserine/phosphatidylglycerophosphate/cardiolipin synthase family protein gives MDDKFFTDGQTAFSYLIDSIDQAKSTIEIQMFIWRNDELGNLIARALLRAADRGVRIVVSVDMMGSIFEYAEESKQSFFHHSIPMKLKFGAWLLNHGYPVKGKPSGFKQKVSALSKAMSDHDMITILASTLQKNHSKYMVIDGSLLIISGMNIEYKEWKHDLCGRKYYDYMVAFSSRAKVEQFYQSLQNGGDVNRSLSDSENSDIDFIVNVNHEGKSLFNAKTSLLDRLNQAKTSIDIVMAYIGDQDILNALTHLSQQGIKIRLYIPEAANLQNDLNRYYLKQLMRSTENRIDVYLCKNMIHGKLILIDNSYLTFGSLNLNRQAMNLLQETNIGFYPKSFGMLSALKENIMNIEKDSTPIGSWRSIEYNKTRCRLEKVFEAL, from the coding sequence ATGGACGATAAGTTTTTTACCGATGGACAGACCGCTTTTTCTTATCTTATCGATTCGATCGATCAGGCGAAAAGCACCATCGAAATTCAGATGTTTATCTGGCGCAACGACGAACTTGGAAATCTTATTGCAAGAGCTCTGCTTAGGGCTGCAGACCGCGGTGTACGTATTGTCGTTTCAGTCGATATGATGGGAAGCATCTTCGAATACGCTGAAGAAAGCAAACAATCCTTTTTTCACCATTCGATCCCCATGAAGCTAAAGTTTGGCGCATGGCTCCTTAATCACGGCTATCCGGTAAAGGGAAAACCGTCAGGCTTTAAACAGAAGGTTTCAGCGCTATCAAAAGCGATGAGTGATCATGACATGATCACGATCCTCGCTTCAACGCTACAGAAAAACCATTCAAAATACATGGTGATAGATGGCAGTCTTCTGATTATCAGCGGAATGAACATTGAGTACAAAGAGTGGAAACACGATTTATGCGGAAGAAAATATTATGACTATATGGTGGCATTCAGTAGTAGGGCTAAAGTGGAACAGTTCTATCAATCGCTTCAAAACGGTGGTGATGTGAATCGAAGCCTCTCGGATAGTGAGAACTCAGACATCGACTTCATCGTCAATGTCAATCACGAGGGCAAGTCCCTCTTCAATGCGAAAACAAGCTTGTTGGACCGATTGAATCAGGCCAAAACCAGTATTGACATCGTCATGGCCTATATCGGTGACCAGGATATTCTGAATGCGCTGACGCACCTTTCTCAGCAAGGTATCAAAATCAGACTTTACATTCCAGAAGCAGCAAACCTGCAAAATGATCTGAACCGGTACTATTTGAAGCAACTCATGAGATCGACCGAAAACCGCATCGACGTCTATCTATGCAAAAACATGATTCATGGCAAGCTGATCCTGATTGATAACAGCTATCTTACGTTCGGCTCCTTAAACCTCAACAGGCAGGCCATGAATTTACTTCAAGAAACCAATATCGGTTTTTATCCTAAGTCGTTTGGAATGTTATCCGCACTAAAAGAAAACATCATGAACATCGAGAAGGATTCTACTCCGATTGGCTCGTGGAGATCCATCGAATACAATAAAACCAGGTGCCGGCTAGAAAAAGTTTTTGAGGCTTTATAG
- a CDS encoding GGDEF domain-containing protein yields MDNSKYELYQMNTERVKDDVLEKNRYLERKLSEKEQSFELVKMVHFDKSIDLKVLNDIIIGCTGCLHSVMLYQHQVITDLDKQSDLYMQIIDNKDELTGHDGFFVADNVIPEFTVVVYPVETSDLLAESSQVVKHIFMLYPNRFMNVEVLDFVKSFMIVNDVLINIVLTRSKMLDLIETDPMTSVLNRSSWADNLTNLVGLNEPFFMLFFDLDNFKNINDTLGHQAGDEVLINVSTWLRSTFRGSDKIFRLGGDEFAVTGSINIEQVDGLVTKLKTLNSRFNRSIQAKVSEPISVSIGALIAHKKYTENELYTKVDNLLYQSKQKGRDTITLILELPN; encoded by the coding sequence ATGGATAATTCAAAATATGAACTCTATCAAATGAACACAGAACGTGTGAAAGATGATGTACTTGAGAAAAACCGCTATCTAGAGCGCAAGTTATCTGAAAAGGAGCAAAGTTTCGAGTTGGTCAAGATGGTTCATTTTGATAAGTCTATTGATCTGAAAGTGCTCAACGATATCATCATCGGATGCACTGGTTGTCTGCATAGCGTCATGTTATATCAACACCAGGTCATCACCGATCTTGACAAGCAATCCGACTTATACATGCAGATTATCGACAACAAGGACGAACTAACAGGTCATGATGGATTTTTTGTCGCAGATAATGTGATTCCTGAGTTTACTGTCGTCGTCTATCCGGTGGAGACCTCCGACTTACTGGCAGAAAGCAGCCAAGTGGTCAAACATATCTTCATGCTCTACCCTAATCGGTTTATGAATGTCGAGGTGCTTGATTTTGTAAAATCCTTTATGATTGTAAACGATGTTCTGATCAATATCGTTCTCACACGTTCAAAAATGCTTGATCTGATTGAAACAGATCCTATGACATCCGTGCTTAACCGGTCTTCATGGGCCGATAACCTGACAAATCTCGTTGGACTTAACGAACCCTTCTTCATGCTTTTTTTCGATCTTGACAACTTTAAGAACATTAACGATACCCTCGGCCACCAAGCAGGTGACGAGGTGCTGATCAATGTCAGCACTTGGCTTAGAAGCACGTTCAGAGGTTCCGATAAGATCTTCAGACTAGGTGGCGACGAGTTCGCTGTCACAGGCAGCATCAACATCGAGCAAGTGGATGGATTGGTCACAAAACTAAAAACACTGAACTCGCGCTTCAACCGCTCCATTCAAGCAAAGGTCTCAGAACCCATCTCCGTGTCCATAGGAGCCCTGATCGCTCATAAGAAATACACAGAAAACGAACTCTACACGAAGGTGGACAACTTACTGTATCAGTCAAAGCAAAAAGGTAGAGATACGATCACACTGATCCTTGAACTACCCAACTGA
- a CDS encoding putative Na+/H+ antiporter, with protein MSAFYQNRMDLKPALMVAFFLSGLVVHGGLQGWWIQPVLSNLSEGPLHVVAIVLTSFNDNASITYLSSLVPSLTDSMKYAVVAGAVTGGGLTLIANSPNPIAQSLLKHHFKNGISAAWLVLYALPLTVIASLCFMLF; from the coding sequence GTGTCTGCATTTTATCAGAACAGGATGGATCTAAAGCCTGCCCTCATGGTAGCATTTTTCCTTTCAGGACTTGTCGTTCACGGCGGACTGCAGGGATGGTGGATTCAGCCGGTGCTGAGCAATCTCAGCGAAGGTCCCTTGCATGTGGTAGCGATTGTTCTGACCTCGTTCAACGACAATGCTTCAATCACCTACCTAAGCAGTCTTGTGCCATCACTGACTGACTCGATGAAATACGCTGTGGTTGCAGGAGCAGTGACAGGAGGCGGATTGACGCTTATTGCGAATTCACCGAATCCTATCGCCCAATCACTTTTGAAACATCATTTCAAAAATGGGATATCCGCAGCTTGGCTTGTTCTTTACGCACTACCGCTTACGGTAATCGCATCGCTGTGTTTTATGTTGTTTTAG
- a CDS encoding putative Na+/H+ antiporter, producing the protein MLNLVMILTKIPVPIDAYDDANLSGILEMLAHRIELEPFNLFATVVFILAILHSFSTSWFNKKAEHYHHLFEEKKIKGLVDPMATSMMAGLLHFCGEIEAVFGIWTIVLGIGTTFYYDWHTFVEYVSSARYVEPLLIIVIMTMASSRPILKLFELILWRVVKLFGGSLEAWWFTILTLGPLLGSFITEPAAMVVTAMLLSEKFFVLNPSKKIKYGMLSLLLVNISIGGTLSNFASPPILMVAGAWDWSNAFMLLNFGWKAILAITLNNVFFFFLFKKELLGLKTSFETNQYQKYIQRKFISKKKLETIFDSEEHKIDESLGFTDRFLQVSADIKEKIKSEAMDVLSDEELIRYNISHTLDQRFENIKLDEMKRTIPGLLPNEQRPLYRDPNWNSRDDKVPYWIMAMHIFFMLCTLETHTNPFSLSLDFSFISDFSKCLHFIRTGWI; encoded by the coding sequence TTGTTAAACTTAGTTATGATACTTACTAAAATTCCAGTACCCATAGATGCATATGACGATGCGAACCTTTCGGGCATACTTGAGATGCTCGCCCATCGAATAGAACTAGAGCCCTTCAATCTTTTTGCGACGGTCGTGTTTATCTTGGCGATCCTTCATTCCTTTTCTACAAGCTGGTTTAACAAAAAGGCGGAACATTACCACCACCTGTTTGAAGAAAAAAAAATCAAGGGACTTGTGGATCCCATGGCCACCTCCATGATGGCCGGACTGCTCCACTTTTGTGGAGAAATTGAAGCTGTTTTTGGCATATGGACCATTGTACTTGGTATAGGAACTACTTTTTATTATGACTGGCACACATTTGTGGAATACGTGAGCAGTGCCCGCTATGTCGAACCTCTCCTGATTATTGTGATCATGACCATGGCATCCAGCAGACCGATTTTGAAACTGTTCGAGTTGATTTTGTGGAGGGTCGTCAAGCTATTTGGCGGTTCGCTTGAAGCATGGTGGTTTACAATACTGACGCTTGGTCCGTTACTTGGTTCTTTCATCACCGAGCCCGCTGCCATGGTTGTTACGGCAATGCTGCTGTCTGAAAAGTTCTTTGTCTTGAATCCATCTAAAAAGATCAAATATGGAATGCTCTCTCTGCTACTTGTCAATATTTCCATAGGGGGAACGCTCTCCAACTTCGCTTCACCGCCGATTCTGATGGTCGCAGGAGCATGGGATTGGAGCAATGCCTTCATGCTCTTGAACTTCGGTTGGAAAGCGATTCTAGCGATCACGCTCAACAATGTCTTCTTCTTTTTCCTGTTTAAAAAAGAGCTTCTGGGCTTGAAAACGTCATTTGAGACCAACCAGTATCAGAAGTATATACAACGAAAGTTCATCAGCAAGAAAAAACTTGAGACGATATTTGACTCTGAAGAACACAAAATTGATGAAAGCCTTGGTTTTACCGACAGGTTTTTACAGGTAAGTGCGGATATCAAAGAAAAAATCAAGTCCGAAGCCATGGACGTGTTAAGCGACGAGGAACTGATTAGATATAATATTTCACATACGCTCGACCAACGTTTTGAAAATATCAAATTGGACGAAATGAAACGAACGATTCCTGGACTTCTCCCCAACGAGCAGCGGCCCCTGTATAGGGACCCCAACTGGAACAGTAGGGATGACAAGGTGCCTTACTGGATTATGGCGATGCATATCTTCTTTATGTTATGCACCCTTGAAACGCACACGAACCCATTCTCTTTATCGCTGGATTTCTCTTTTATCTCGGATTTTTCCAAGTGTCTGCATTTTATCAGAACAGGATGGATCTAA